One window of the Janthinobacterium sp. PAMC25594 genome contains the following:
- a CDS encoding biopolymer transporter ExbD, which produces MATSAKFTPRKRSGGINITPFVDVLLVVLVIFILTSNASIPGIKVDLPKASSAMALEKPKTKAITIDNAGQVFLDAYPVTLPELEERLRTEKALTPDFPVIVRGDAAVQYAKVVEVLDLLRRIDLNQVGLVTGKPA; this is translated from the coding sequence ATGGCCACCTCCGCCAAGTTTACCCCCCGCAAGCGTAGCGGCGGCATCAACATCACGCCCTTCGTCGACGTGCTGCTGGTGGTGCTGGTGATCTTCATCCTGACCAGCAATGCCAGCATTCCCGGCATCAAGGTCGACCTGCCCAAGGCCAGTTCGGCCATGGCGCTGGAAAAACCGAAGACCAAGGCCATCACCATCGACAACGCGGGCCAGGTCTTCCTCGATGCCTATCCCGTCACCCTGCCCGAGCTGGAAGAGCGTTTGCGCACGGAAAAGGCCTTGACGCCCGACTTTCCCGTGATCGTGCGCGGCGATGCTGCCGTGCAATACGCGAAAGTGGTCGAAGTGCTCGACTTGCTGCGCCGCATAGACCTGAACCAGGTGGGCCTGGTGACCGGCAAGCCGGCATGA